A region from the Rhodamnia argentea isolate NSW1041297 chromosome 7, ASM2092103v1, whole genome shotgun sequence genome encodes:
- the LOC115737799 gene encoding uncharacterized protein LOC115737799 isoform X1 — MKLWLLVVVIVCLMLCWSRVGCGGNVIKVFMLKLDVTWKISAGIGFLGFHLVFLNLFSMLLTTIPERSNQYSRRFRRLHAKQTLLRNVDAYADFMFQKWQDEADEDDPFLGRGSSWFKQYWTRGPRSDRSRRHGPQRWCRGGFQFCEEDDDVDTIFKSPFGGNKFYFWSFINDENLHWWASTSSDTNSYGRYGKWRFSSYDEYDSSSECGNLETESSDRMALGLRVSGPLKLEDVKNAYRACALKWHPDRHHGSSKAVAEEKFKLCSAAYQSLCDKLAVN; from the exons ATGAAGTTGTGGCTCTTGGTTGTTGTCATTGTTTGTTTAATGCTATGTTGGAGCAGAGTGGGTTGTGGGGGCAATGTAATTAAAGTGTTCATGCTTAAGCTGGATGTGACTTGGAAAATTTCAGCTGGAATTGGTTTTCTGGGATTTCATTTGGTTTTTCTGAATTTGTTTAGTATGCTGCTCACAACAATTCCTGAG AGATCTAACCAATATTCAAGAAGGTTCCGAAGATTGCATGCAAAGCAAACATTGTTACGGAATGTAGATGCTTATGCTGACTTCATGTTCCAG AAGTGGCAAGATGAGGCTGATGAAGATGACCCATTCCTAGGTAGAGGCTCCTCATGGTTTAAGCAGTACTGGACTAGGGGACCGAGGAGTGATAGGAGCAGAAGACACGGACCCCAACGTTGGTGTAGAG GAGGTTTCCAATtctgtgaagaagatgatgatgttgaTACAATTTTCAAGTCTCCCTTTGGTGGGAATAAATTCTACTTCTGGTCATTTATTAATGATGAGAATCTCCACTGGTGGGCAAGCACGTCGAGCGACACAAATAGTTATGGGAGATATGGGAAGTGGAGATTTTCCAGCTATGATGAATACGACTCCTCATCAGAGTGTGGGAATTTAGAGACAGAATCTTCTGATAGAATGGCCCTTGGGTTGAGGGTATCGGGTCCTTTAAAGCTTGAAGATGTCAAGAATGC ATATCGAGCTTGTGCATTGAAATGGCATCCTGATCGTCACCATGGCTCTTCCAAG GCCGTTGCTGAGGAGAAGTTCAAGCTATGCAGTGCAGCATATCAGTCTCTATGTGATAAGCTGGCTGTAAACTGA
- the LOC115737799 gene encoding uncharacterized protein LOC115737799 isoform X3, producing the protein MNYAIKAAALINVQAPCNHLRAAFFHSTPFLERKRRTHWEPKWQDEADEDDPFLGRGSSWFKQYWTRGPRSDRSRRHGPQRWCRGGFQFCEEDDDVDTIFKSPFGGNKFYFWSFINDENLHWWASTSSDTNSYGRYGKWRFSSYDEYDSSSECGNLETESSDRMALGLRVSGPLKLEDVKNAYRACALKWHPDRHHGSSKAVAEEKFKLCSAAYQSLCDKLAVN; encoded by the exons ATGAATTACGCCATAAAAGCAGCAGCTCTAATCAACGTTCAGGCACCTTGCAACCATCTCCGAGCCGCCTTCTTTCATTCGACCCCTTTCCTCGAACGCAAAAGACGCACTCATTGGGAACCA AAGTGGCAAGATGAGGCTGATGAAGATGACCCATTCCTAGGTAGAGGCTCCTCATGGTTTAAGCAGTACTGGACTAGGGGACCGAGGAGTGATAGGAGCAGAAGACACGGACCCCAACGTTGGTGTAGAG GAGGTTTCCAATtctgtgaagaagatgatgatgttgaTACAATTTTCAAGTCTCCCTTTGGTGGGAATAAATTCTACTTCTGGTCATTTATTAATGATGAGAATCTCCACTGGTGGGCAAGCACGTCGAGCGACACAAATAGTTATGGGAGATATGGGAAGTGGAGATTTTCCAGCTATGATGAATACGACTCCTCATCAGAGTGTGGGAATTTAGAGACAGAATCTTCTGATAGAATGGCCCTTGGGTTGAGGGTATCGGGTCCTTTAAAGCTTGAAGATGTCAAGAATGC ATATCGAGCTTGTGCATTGAAATGGCATCCTGATCGTCACCATGGCTCTTCCAAG GCCGTTGCTGAGGAGAAGTTCAAGCTATGCAGTGCAGCATATCAGTCTCTATGTGATAAGCTGGCTGTAAACTGA
- the LOC115737799 gene encoding uncharacterized protein LOC115737799 isoform X2 translates to MNYAIKAAALINVQAPCNHLRAAFFHSTPFLERKRRTHWEPRSNQYSRRFRRLHAKQTLLRNVDAYADFMFQKWQDEADEDDPFLGRGSSWFKQYWTRGPRSDRSRRHGPQRWCRGGFQFCEEDDDVDTIFKSPFGGNKFYFWSFINDENLHWWASTSSDTNSYGRYGKWRFSSYDEYDSSSECGNLETESSDRMALGLRVSGPLKLEDVKNAYRACALKWHPDRHHGSSKAVAEEKFKLCSAAYQSLCDKLAVN, encoded by the exons ATGAATTACGCCATAAAAGCAGCAGCTCTAATCAACGTTCAGGCACCTTGCAACCATCTCCGAGCCGCCTTCTTTCATTCGACCCCTTTCCTCGAACGCAAAAGACGCACTCATTGGGAACCA AGATCTAACCAATATTCAAGAAGGTTCCGAAGATTGCATGCAAAGCAAACATTGTTACGGAATGTAGATGCTTATGCTGACTTCATGTTCCAG AAGTGGCAAGATGAGGCTGATGAAGATGACCCATTCCTAGGTAGAGGCTCCTCATGGTTTAAGCAGTACTGGACTAGGGGACCGAGGAGTGATAGGAGCAGAAGACACGGACCCCAACGTTGGTGTAGAG GAGGTTTCCAATtctgtgaagaagatgatgatgttgaTACAATTTTCAAGTCTCCCTTTGGTGGGAATAAATTCTACTTCTGGTCATTTATTAATGATGAGAATCTCCACTGGTGGGCAAGCACGTCGAGCGACACAAATAGTTATGGGAGATATGGGAAGTGGAGATTTTCCAGCTATGATGAATACGACTCCTCATCAGAGTGTGGGAATTTAGAGACAGAATCTTCTGATAGAATGGCCCTTGGGTTGAGGGTATCGGGTCCTTTAAAGCTTGAAGATGTCAAGAATGC ATATCGAGCTTGTGCATTGAAATGGCATCCTGATCGTCACCATGGCTCTTCCAAG GCCGTTGCTGAGGAGAAGTTCAAGCTATGCAGTGCAGCATATCAGTCTCTATGTGATAAGCTGGCTGTAAACTGA
- the LOC115737800 gene encoding nudix hydrolase 23, chloroplastic, whose amino-acid sequence MLLKAMQALGHWRRPCSSYGFSALSLSSPSLGRGRGSSPSPRFPAFSVRRRHRGSGAVRARATALSGSSPDTAHSATPVGIQTSGIVKKINFCQWCGGPTKHEIPDGEEKMRAICTLCGKIAYQNPKMVVGCLIEHDNKVLLCKRNIEPSNGLWTIPAGYMEIGESAAEGAIRETWEEACAEVEVLSPFAQLDIPRIGQTYVIFLAKLRNPHFSPGPESSDCQLFALDDIPFDSLAFSSILVTLKLYVQDVKNGRPRFHYGTINKRPGSSPSDIRAYTLDYHLQS is encoded by the exons ATGCTGCTCAAGGCGATGCAAGCCCTGGGTCACTGGAGGAGACCCTGCTCCTCCTATGGCTTCTCCGCCCTCTCTCTGTCCAGCCCCTCTCTGGGAAGAGGGCGAGGCTCGAGCCCTTCGCCCCGGTTCCCGGCATTCTCGGTCCGGAGGAGGCATCGCGGTTCCGGAGCAGTTCGCGCGCGCGCCACCGCTCTTTCCGGGTCGAGCCCGGACACGGCTCACTCCGCGACGCCCGTTGGGATCCAGACATCT GGAATTGTAAAAAAGATCAATTTCTGTCAATGGTGTGGTGGACCAACTAAGCATGAAATACCCGATGGAGAGGAGAAGATGAGAGCTATTTGCACTCTCTGCGGGAAAATTGCTTACCAGAATCCAAAGATG GTTGTAGGTTGCCTCATTGAGCATGATAACAAGGTCCTCCTATGCAAGAGGAACATCGAACCTTCCAATGGTCTATG GACTATTCCTGCTGGTTACATGGAAATTGGGGAATCTGCTGCAGAAGGGGCGATTAGGGAAACTTGGGAAGAAGCATGTGCAGAAGTGGAAGTTCTTTCACCTTTTGCTCAGCTGGACATACCTCGTATTGGTCAA ACCTATGTAATTTTCTTAGCTAAGCTGCGGAATCCACACTTCTCACCTGGTCCTGAATCATCAGATTGCCAGCTCTTTGCCCTTGACGATATACCTTTTGATTCCTTGGCATTTTCATCCATTTTGGTCACCTTGAAATTG TACGTTCAAGATGTTAAGAACGGAAGGCCGAGATTTCACTATGGTACCATCAATAAAAG GCCTGGATCAAGCCCTTCTGATATTCGTGCCTATACTCTGGACTATCATCTGCAGTCCTGA